In the genome of Deinococcus deserti VCD115, one region contains:
- the paaD gene encoding 1,2-phenylacetyl-CoA epoxidase subunit PaaD gives MTAPHVTPEQVWAALATVPDPEIPVVSVTDMGMVRDVSVDGGHVTVTFTPTFSGCPALHVIRESIGEAVRALGVPEVEVRSTLTPPWTTDWIQEDARERLRQYGIAPPAPAGDSPLITLEADPTRCPRCGSLNVRMTASFGPTLCKRLFVCDSCKEPFEGFKSV, from the coding sequence ATGACGGCCCCGCACGTCACGCCCGAACAGGTCTGGGCCGCGCTTGCCACAGTGCCTGACCCGGAAATCCCGGTGGTCTCGGTGACCGATATGGGCATGGTGCGTGACGTGTCGGTAGACGGCGGTCACGTCACGGTCACCTTCACCCCCACCTTTTCGGGCTGCCCGGCGCTGCACGTGATCCGCGAGAGCATAGGCGAGGCCGTCCGTGCGTTGGGTGTGCCCGAAGTGGAGGTCCGCAGTACCCTTACGCCCCCCTGGACCACTGACTGGATTCAGGAGGACGCGCGTGAACGGTTGCGGCAGTACGGCATTGCGCCTCCCGCACCGGCCGGTGACAGCCCGCTGATCACCCTGGAGGCAGACCCCACCCGCTGTCCACGCTGCGGCAGCCTGAACGTCCGCATGACCGCCAGCTTCGGGCCCACGCTGTGCAAACGGCTGTTCGTCTGTGACAGCTGCAAGGAGCCTTTCGAAGGCTTCAAGAGCGTCTGA
- the paaZ gene encoding phenylacetic acid degradation bifunctional protein PaaZ, which translates to MTTLSTEILRPASYVYGTWHANADGQTLLDPVYGRPVAVISSEGVDFAQALQYGREVGGPAIRRMTMHARARALRALATYLMERKESYYTLNLLTGATRRDGWVDIEGGIGTLFSYASMARRELPDERFVPEGKVEQLGKGGTFVARHILVPREGVSVQINAYNFPVWGMLEKLAPAFLGGMPSLVKPAPQTAYLTERVVRDIIASGLLPEGSLQLVTGDPGSLLDHVQEQDIVGFTGSAATAQKLRVHPNIVGRNVPFNTEADSLNASVLGLTVRPEDPEFALFVKEVAREMTGKAGQKCTAIRRPLVPRHMVEAVVAALRQELSKVTLGDPARDDVRMGALVSMDQRERVRETLQALQKEARIVIGGQERELLGGDREKGAFLDPTLLLCDSPLTATGPHELEAFGPVATLMPYDTLEEAALLARMGRGSLVASIVTHDRTEATELVMGMASAHGRLLILNRVNAKESTGHGSPLPQLKHGGPGRAGSGEEMAGIAGIKHHMNKVAVQADPTMLATITREYVPGGEVREDGVHPFRKSFDEIQVGDSLLTHRRTVTEADIVNFANVSGDHFYAHVDEIGAREGIFGRRVAHGYFLLSAAAGQFVSAAPGPVLANYGLENLRFVEPVGIGDTIRTRLTCKRRIRKDLRPGETRATGVVEWHAQITNQNDALVATYDILTLVERARDAFDPQPEPLTPLGEASSAEA; encoded by the coding sequence ATGACGACCCTGTCCACTGAGATCCTGCGCCCCGCTTCCTACGTGTATGGCACCTGGCATGCCAACGCGGACGGTCAGACCCTCCTTGACCCCGTGTATGGTCGCCCCGTAGCCGTGATTTCCAGCGAGGGTGTGGACTTCGCTCAGGCGTTGCAGTACGGGCGTGAGGTGGGCGGCCCCGCAATCCGCAGGATGACCATGCACGCCCGCGCCCGGGCCCTCCGGGCGCTGGCCACCTACCTGATGGAGCGCAAGGAGAGCTACTACACCCTGAATCTCCTGACCGGAGCGACCCGCCGTGACGGCTGGGTGGATATCGAGGGGGGCATCGGAACGCTGTTCAGCTACGCCAGCATGGCGCGCCGTGAACTGCCCGACGAGCGCTTTGTTCCAGAAGGCAAGGTCGAGCAGCTGGGCAAGGGCGGCACGTTTGTCGCGCGGCACATCCTGGTTCCGCGCGAGGGTGTGTCGGTGCAGATCAACGCGTACAACTTTCCGGTGTGGGGCATGCTGGAAAAGCTCGCTCCTGCGTTCCTGGGCGGCATGCCCAGCCTGGTCAAACCCGCACCGCAGACTGCGTACCTGACGGAGCGGGTCGTGCGCGACATCATCGCCTCGGGGCTGTTGCCTGAAGGCAGCCTGCAACTGGTGACCGGTGATCCCGGCAGCCTGCTGGATCACGTGCAGGAGCAGGACATCGTGGGCTTTACCGGGTCAGCCGCCACGGCGCAGAAGCTGCGGGTGCATCCGAACATCGTGGGGCGCAACGTGCCGTTCAATACCGAGGCCGACAGCCTGAACGCCAGCGTGCTGGGCCTGACCGTGCGTCCGGAAGATCCGGAGTTCGCCCTGTTCGTCAAGGAAGTCGCCCGTGAGATGACCGGCAAGGCCGGGCAGAAGTGCACCGCCATCCGCCGGCCCCTGGTGCCGCGCCACATGGTCGAAGCTGTGGTTGCCGCGCTGCGTCAGGAACTCAGCAAGGTCACACTGGGCGACCCTGCCCGGGACGACGTACGGATGGGCGCCCTGGTCAGCATGGATCAGCGCGAGCGCGTGCGGGAGACCCTGCAGGCCCTGCAGAAAGAAGCGCGCATCGTCATCGGTGGTCAGGAGCGTGAGTTGCTGGGCGGAGACCGCGAGAAGGGAGCATTCCTGGACCCGACCCTGCTGCTGTGCGATTCGCCGCTGACTGCCACAGGGCCGCATGAGCTGGAAGCGTTCGGTCCTGTGGCCACGCTGATGCCGTACGACACCCTGGAGGAAGCGGCCCTCCTGGCCCGTATGGGCCGGGGTTCACTGGTGGCCAGCATCGTCACGCATGACCGCACGGAAGCCACCGAACTGGTCATGGGCATGGCAAGTGCGCACGGCCGCCTCTTGATCCTGAACAGGGTCAATGCCAAAGAAAGCACCGGGCACGGCAGCCCCCTGCCGCAGCTTAAGCACGGCGGCCCAGGTCGTGCCGGGAGCGGTGAGGAGATGGCCGGCATAGCGGGCATCAAGCACCACATGAACAAGGTGGCCGTTCAGGCTGACCCGACCATGCTGGCCACCATTACGCGCGAGTACGTGCCGGGGGGCGAGGTGCGCGAGGACGGCGTGCATCCCTTCCGCAAGTCCTTTGATGAAATCCAGGTTGGTGACAGCCTGCTCACGCACCGCCGCACGGTTACCGAGGCGGACATCGTGAACTTCGCGAATGTGTCGGGCGACCACTTCTATGCCCATGTGGACGAGATTGGCGCCAGGGAAGGAATTTTCGGCCGTCGGGTAGCGCACGGGTACTTCCTGCTCAGCGCAGCAGCCGGACAGTTCGTCAGTGCGGCGCCCGGCCCGGTACTGGCGAATTACGGCTTGGAGAACCTCCGGTTCGTGGAGCCCGTCGGGATCGGCGATACCATCCGCACCCGCCTGACCTGCAAACGCAGGATCCGCAAGGATCTGCGCCCAGGCGAGACCCGCGCGACAGGTGTGGTCGAGTGGCATGCCCAGATCACCAACCAGAACGACGCTCTGGTGGCGACCTACGACATCCTCACGCTGGTAGAGCGGGCGCGTGATGCGTTCGATCCGCAGCCGGAGCCCCTGACGCCACTTGGGGAAGCCAGCTCCGCTGAGGCCTGA